Sequence from the Methanocorpusculum vombati genome:
GACAGCAGCCTCTTTACCCGATCAAACGAACTGCGGCCGTATCTCCTCGCAAATCCGGCAATCAAGAACCGTGCAGAGCTCGGGTCAGCCATGGCGGTTGTTGACAACGAAAAACTTCTCGCATCGGGGGCCGAGGTTCTCTTCATGGGCGGCGCCAGCAGTTCACGGATTGAAGTTGCCGATGAGATCACCGCAAAGACCGGTATCCCGGTGGTGATGTTCTATGTCGGTGACTATGTCACCAAAGGGGATCAGATCCGTGAAACCCTCCGCATGCTCGGAAAGATTCTGCACGAGGATGCCCGCGCCGAAGAGATCATTGCCTACTTCGGATCCGTCGAGGATGACCTCAGGACCCGTGTCGTGAACGTATCTGACGCCGGGAAACCGACGGTGTATGTCTGCGGCATCTCCTACAACGGTGCCCACGGAGCAGACGGAACCGATCCGAACTATCTGCCGTTCACTCTGCTTGGCGCAAAGAACGTTGCCTCCGGCATCGGTGAAACCAGTCAGACCGGATACGCGAAAGTTGCCAAGGAACAGATCCTTGCCTGGGACCCGGACAGGATCTTTGTGGACTTGGGAACCCTGACCGCTGCGGAAGGCGGGGCGCTTGCCGAGTTCCGGAATGATCCCTCCTACGCAGGACTTTCAGCGGTCAAGAACGGCGAAGTGTATGCGGTCAACCCGCACACCTCGATGAACGTAAACCATGAGACCAGTCTTGCAAACGCCTACTACATCGGCAAAGTCCTCTACCCCGAACAGTTCGCCGACATCGATCCGGCAGCAAAGGCCGATGAGATCTACCGGTTCGTGGTTGGTGCTCCGGTGTATGAACAGCTGAAATCACATGTCCAGAACCTTTCCTATCAGAAAGTGGAGTTGTAGATCTCAAACTTTTTTTATCAGCTTATCTCTCCAAGGTGGAAATTTATGAATGATGCAAGTAGCGAATGGAATGAACAGTATACGAAACAGGAACAAAACATTTCCTATCTTTCCAGTGCAGATCACTTCTCCCTGCAAAAACATGTAGACCGTATGGTACGGGACATGAACAGTAAAACATTTTCACGGATACAAGAACAACTCTCCCTTCTTTCCTTCCCTGCCGGATCAACCGTGCTTGATATCGGATCCGGACCGGGAACCCTTGCCGTTCCTTTAGCGAAAAGAGGATGTAAAGTAACCGTCGTTGAACCATCCATACCAATGGTCTCCGCGATGAAAACCTACCTGCAAGAATCAGGAGTAACCACAGACATCCAGGTCATCCCCAAACTCTGGGAAGAAGTAAAACCCGAAGAAATTGGAGTATTTGACTATATCATCTCCTCATTTTCACTGGCAGTCCCCAACTTGTCCGATGCACTTGATAAAATGAACAACACGGCAAACCGGCAGGTACACATATTCTGGTTCTTGTCCAGTCCGCACTGGGAAACAGTACGCCGTGATCTCTGGCCAGAACTCTATGGAGAAGAGTTCATGGGAAAACCCCGATCCAATCTTGTCTGGAACACGCTGTATCAGAAAGGAATTATGGCGAATCTGACCGTACATCGCATGAAGACAGAATATATCTACACCTCAGAAGAAGAAGCACTGGCACACTATTGGGAACAGTTCCCCATAGTCAAAGAAGAACAAAAAGACATCATTGTGAATTATCTGAGAACACATCTAGTTCCCCTCAAAGATGGGAGGTATCAGTTCCCAGCATTAGAACACTATGCACACATATGGTGGGATATAATTTGATAAAACAACATTCACAGATTATTTGGTAATAAATGGAATTAAGGTTATGACAAGACCGGGCACATGTACGTATTAAAAAACTCATTTTTTCATACCAAATAGTATATATTTAATACTGTGGGCGAAGACATACTTTTATGGACAGAGGCTGGAAAAACTACTCTCTTCTTGGAATTACCTGTATGATTCTCCTCATCTGCTGCATCTCATCGGGATGTGTGGGAACGACAGGTACAGAAAATACCGGCGACACCATAACGATCACCGATGCGGCAGGTCGTGAAGTAACGATTCCGGATAATCCTCAAAAGATTGCAGTCAGTGGTTCGGGTGCTCTCAGGTATTTCGTTTATCTGAACGTCGAGCTGGACAGAGTTGTTATTGTAGACTATGGAGACAGCATGCTCAACAAACCCTCCAGAGAAATGCGCCCCTATATTCACGCACACCCAGAGATTCAAACAATTCCAGCTCTTGGCTCCCAGACACACGAAGTGGATCCCGAAAAACTTCTATCCTCAGGTGCCGATGTTCTCTTCCTCTCCATGTTCACTGCGACAAGAGAGAATGCCGATGAAATTCAGGATAAAACTGGAATCCCAGTAGTCATGTTCTACACAGGCGATTACATCACTGATAAAGATAAAATCCAGGACACCTTCCGTATGATAGGAAAAATCTTCCACAAAGAACAGCGTACTGAAGATCTCATAGCCTACTTTGACTCCATCACTACTGACCTTCAGTCACGCATTCCGAACATTTCAGAAGATGCAAAACCCACTGTCTACATTGGTGGTGTCTCTTATCGGGGATCTCACGGCATGGATGGGACAAACCCATACTACTACCCGTTCACTATACTCGAAGCGAAAAACATCGTAAGCGGCTATGGAACATCGGAAAGTATCGGATATGTACAGATCGCAAAAGAACAGCTTCTTGCTTGGGATCCTGACATAATCTTTGTTGATCTCGCCACTATTCAGGCTGCCGAAGGCGGTGCTGTGACGGAACTGAAGAATGATCCATCGTACCGGAATATGAAAGCGGTTCGAAATGGAGATGTGTATACGGTCAACCCGCATACCAGTTATGTTGTCAACTACGAGACCACACTTGCCAATGCATACTATGTAGGTAAAATTCTCTATCCGGAACAGTTCGCCGACATAGACCCTGAACAAAAAGCAGACGAGATTTATACCTATGTAGTAGGTGCCCCCGTCTATGAACAGCTGAAAGAAGATGTAAACGGGCTATCTTACCAGAAACTTGAGTTGTGACCCCATGAAAAAAATAATGAGTATTGGTATCCTGCTTGTGCTGATCACCGTATGTCTCACAGCAGGATGTATTCAGCCGTCAGACCCTCATGAAACTGAAACTATCACCATAACCGATGTCGCCGGGCGTGAGGTTGTCATACCCGCCGACCCGCAGCGGATCGCCGTGTCCGGATCCGGATCAACGCGGCTTGTTGCTTACCTTGGGGCCCTGGACCGTGTCGTTGCGGTTGACAGTCAGGACGGAAAAACAACACAGACCTCCGACCTCCGTCCGTACGGTCTTGCAAACCCCGGACTGCGGAACCTTCCGACGCTGGGAACCGCCAAAGGGCAGATCGATCCCGAACGGCTGCTTGCCGCATCCCCCGACCTGATCCTCAAGAGTGTAAGCGGAACCGATCTTGCGGGCGAAGCGGATGAACTTACCGCAAAGACCGGAATTCCTGTCGTGCTGTACGCGCAGTATGATCCCGGCACAAAACCGGACGAGTTCGCCGCAAACCTGCGGCTCTTAGGAAAAGTACTCGGCAAAGAGGAACGGGCCGAAGAGATTCTGAAATACTTTGATGCAATCAGAGAGGATCTCGCCAGCCGGACAAAGGACATTCCCGACGAAGGAAAACCGACGCTGTATGTGGGAGGAGTTGCATACTCCGGATCACACGGATTTTATTCCACCCAGCCGAACTATCTGCCGTTCCGCTACCTTAACGCACGGAATACTGCCGCAGGGGCGGATACCGGCACGGGCACGACGGAGAATGCAAAAGTTGCCAAGGAACAGATTCTTGCCTGGAACCCGGACATCATCTTTGTGGACCTTGCAACGCTGACCGCAGCGGGAGGCGGATCGATTGTGGAACTCTCGACCGATCCCTCCTACAACGCAATGACCGCCGTACAGACAGGGGAGGTGTATGCGGTTCTGCCCCATACTTCGATGGGTGCAAACTATGAGACTATCCTTGCGGATGCCTATTACATCGGCAAAGTTCTCTATCCCGAACAGTTCGCCGACATCGATCCGGCAGCAAAGGCCGATGAGATCTACCGGTTCGTGGTCGGTGCTCCGGTGTACGAACAGCTGAACGCGAATGTGAACAACCTGTCGTTCACGAAACTGGAGATTCCTCTCCTGTAACGGAGTATCTATGCAGCGGGAAAACAGATCTGCCCCGGAGCACTACCGGGCCTATGTGGGAAGAAAAATTACATTGATCCTCGCAGGCATTGTCCTTGCAGTCATCATGTTCTTTGTGTCGGTGTCGGTCGGAGCGGTATCCATTCCGATCCCCGACATTCTTGCAACCCTTCTCGGCGGTCAGGGAACAGGACTGTATGAACGTATCATCTGGAACATCAGAATCCCGCAGGCACTGACCGCAGTTGTTGCAGGTGCAGGCCTTGCCATTGCCGGTGTTGCCATGCAGTCGATTCTTAGAAATCCTCTTGCATCACCGTTCACGCTCGGTCTTTCCAATGCCGCAGCGTTCGGTGCTGCGATTGGTATTCTGATGTTCGGCGCAGGAACGACCGGCAGCAGCATCGCCGACGCCGTCGTCGTCAATAACCCGTATCTGACAACCATCTGTGCATTCCTCTTCAGCATGCTGACGACCGTGATCATCCTGCTGATTGCAAAGATGCGGTCGGCAACACCGGAGACGATGGTACTCGCAGGCGTTGCGATCAGTTCCCTGTTCAGTGCCGGGCTGATGGCGATTCAGTACTTCGTGGACGACACAAAGCTTGCATCCATTGTGTTCTGGCAGTTCGGCGACGTATCGCGATCCAGCTGGATGGAGCTTGGTATCATCACGGCTGTGGTGGTAGCGGCGTTTGCCTACATCCTGTTCAAACGCTGGGATTACAATGCAATCGACGCGGGAGACGAGACCGCACGCGGTCTCGGCGTGAACGTGGAACGGACCCGGCTCTTCGGCATGATAGCAGCATCCGTGATCAGTGCGGTGGTCGTGGCATTCCTCGGCGTCATCGGATTTGTCGGACTGGTCTGTCCGCACATGGTGCGGCGGGTAATCGGTGACGACCACCGGTTTTTGATTCCGGGAAGTTTCGTCTGCGGTGCGGTACTGCTGCTGATCTCAGACACGGTCGCACGTACTATGATCGCGCCGCATGTTCTGCCGGTCGCGGTTCTCACGGCGTTTCTTGGAGCGCCGGTGTTTCTGTATCTCATCATCAGGGGGCGGCGGATGTGAAGGAAGAATATCCCGAGCACAAAGAGCATCACGGACACCATGTCCACGAACACTCGCATATCGAAGGATACACGCATATCCACGAGCATTCGCATGACGTGCCGCACGAGCATCACGGAAACACCCCCGGAAAAGCGATCCTCACGGTGGAAGGCGTAGATTTTGAGTACCGATCCGATCCGGTTTTACAGGACATCACGGTAGGCGTTGCCCGGGGAGAAATTCTTGCGATTCTCGGACCGAACGGTGTCGGCAAGTCCACACTTCTGAAGTGTATGAACCTGATCCTGAAACCCAAGACGGGAGCAATTCTTCTGGAGGAGATGGACCTTACCAGGATGTCGGGCACAGAGATTGCACGAAACGTGGGATATGTTGCCCAGCGCAATGAGTCGGCACGGATGACGGTGTTTGACACGGTGCTTCTCGGCAGAAAGCCGCATCTCGGCTGGAAGGTAACGGAGAAGGATTATGAAATCGTGGAAGACGCCCTGCGGCGTCTCGGTCTTGCCGAGATGCAGCTGCGCTACATCGATGAGATCTCCGGCGGCGAACTGCAGCGGGTCTGCATCTGCCGGGCAATTGTACAGGAGCCGTCGGTCCTTCTGCTGGATGAACCGACATCGGCGCTGGATCTCTGCCGGCAGATGGCAATTCTCCGCGTCATCCGTGACGTGGTGGATCATCATAACGTGGCAACGATTATGACGATGCATGATCTCAATCTCGCCCTGCGGTTTGCCGACCGGTTCTTATTCATGAAGGACGGAAAAATCTATGCGGCATGTGACCGGAGCGGTGTTACGGCGGACATGATCGAGGCGGTGTACGGCATTGCAGTCGATATTGTGATGCACAATAATCTGCCGATGGTGGTGCCGAAGTAACCTCCGGCATTTTTTCATGCCGGTTTTTGTGCAGAAAATCTTTCAAAAAAATTACCGGAGAGGGTTTCTTACTCCCTGTTCTTTTTTGTTACACCCCGTACTTCTTCTGCAGCTCGGCAGACTTTCCCGAACTGATAAACTTGGAAATACCGTCGTTGATAAGACTCTGGAGAACAAAGTTTCCGTTGCTCATGGCAATACCAAACTCCTCAACACCCTCGTCGATAAAGACCGGCTTCATTATGGCCTTACTGGCAGCAGCCTTCATCTGTGCATCTCCCACAACAATGAAATCAACCTCACCTGAGGTTAACTTTGCAACCATTCCGCTGTGATCGGCCACCAGCGCAATTGATCCGTCTTTTATCTTCCGATTGTACACATCGGTTCCCAGATGCTTCTCAAGCCAGCTGGAATAGGTACTTTCATACACCACGGAAATCTTTGCGTCGGCCTTCTCGAAATCATCTTTCGTAAGCGGACTGTCGGGTCGTACCGCGACACCAATGCCGGAAATATAATACGGATTGGAGAACGCAACATACCTGAGCCGGTCGTCGGTAATTCCCATAGAGCTTGCCCACATATCAAGGTTGCCGGTGACGATCTCATTGAGGTTTCTCTTCCATGAAGTCGGTTTGAATGTAATGTCCAGACCTTCCTGCTCCGCAATCCACGTAACCATTTCAATGTCGAACCCGGTGTAGTTTCCGTCAGCTCCGACATACGTCCACGGCTCATTGGACTCATCGATTCCTACGGTGTAGATATCCTTCCGGTACTGGAGGTTGTATTTTTTGACGAGATCGGCAAACTCAGGGGTCTGCTGGATATTTTCGAATCCGGCGGTCAGTTTCTGATACAGATCGGTCTCATTCTTTCTCATGATAAACCCGATGCTCTTCGGTTCCCCGACAAATCCTAGGAACTTCAGCGGCTGATACGTATTCAGCTGGCTTCCCAGTGTCATCGTACCCGCAATTGCTGCATCCGCCTCACGTGAAAGAACGGAAAATGCAAGTTCATCGGCAGTAACTTTTATAATGATTTTTCCGTCAGCAACCATCGTATTATACGCATCACCGAAATGAGTCTTCAGCCACTCAACATAGACACTGTTATCAAAAACGGCTATGCTTGCGTTTCCGGCTAAAACATCATCGAGCGTCAGTCCCGAATCGGCACGTGCGATCACCAGATAACTGGTTGGCTCAAACGGCATTTCAACGAATACATACTTGTCTTCACGCTCGGGAGTAATGACAACTGCGCCGATGGTATCAATTTTGCCGTTGACAAGAGCCATTTCCCAGCCGGCATTCTCCGGAACATAATACGTGTAACTGAATCCCTGATCTGCTGCAATCATTTCGATCAGATCCATGTTGATGCCCTGGGGATTGCCGTCCTTGTCGATGTACTCCCAGGGAGACATGGCCGTATCGACGCCGATGACGTAGGCTTGTTTGCTGGTACTGTCAACACATCCCGCGGTGAACATGATCATGAGTACAGCGAGAAGTAAAATTCCGATTATAATTTTCTTTTTCATAACTATCGAACCTCGTAGTAGGGGGTCAGCAGATCTTCATACGTTCCGATTAAAACGGACGTAAGAACAAATTTCTCTTCACCGATCGGCTCTACCGATAAGAGCCATAAATCGACGTATCCGTCCCGTGTCTTGTTTGCAGTCAGATCAACCATGAATCCCCCGTATGACTTTGCAAGCATGATCTCTTTTCTGGTGGTCGAACCGCCGTACACATCAACATAATCCATTACAACCTCTCCGACAGTAGCGGGGTTCTTAATGGAAGCATACACAAACCCGTTGAAATCCATTATGGAAATCTCGTTTATCTCCGATTGAATAGAAGGAACAAAGTATCCTGCATCTGATCTGCTGGCGGTGTTGATCTCATACGCAACACTGTCGACACCTTCCTCTATTGCACGTCTGATGATCTCCCGGGAAACCGATACAACATCCTCTCTCTTCTGCTGGTCAACAATGAGGACATCGGTATCGGCAGAGAAGTACCCGAGAACAAAACAGTCGTCATCGAGAGGAAGAACATAGGAGTTACTGAACTGGGCTGCATTGGATGTTACGGTCCCTTCGATCGGGTATGCGTAGTAAACAAAACCTCCTCCGTGAAGGACGGTGTTCACCATTCCCTTGGTGTAGGCATATCCGTATGCACCGCGATTGTTGAGGAAGTTCAGCCCAGTCTGACCTTTGTACGGCGATGCAAGTACCTTTCCTTCCATGTCAAGGATATAGATAGGTGTTGAATAGTGCTGGGCATTTACCCGTGCAATGGCAGCCTCTTTTCCGAAGTTTGACGAGAATACAAACAGGTCGATCACATTGTCTATGGTCTCCGCTGTTGCGGGGGCAAATACCTTCTCCGTTGTTAACGGAGGCTTGTTGAGTTCCTGTATGAGATAGACTTTGTAGGTTCTCTTGTATGCAGGGATGTTTTTCCATGCGGTTATTTTTTCGGTGGTGAGACCGGAGTTGTAGGTATAGAATGCCCGGCTGGTATATTTGTACGCTCCTGATTTGTCTGTCTCGGGGAGAATGAGTGCCTGATCATCATAATACGGAGATTTTTCGGAGATTATGACACCAGTTGCTTCGGGTTTTGATGCGTACACTACTTTTCCGTCAGATTCATCGACAACAAAGAGGATGTAGTCAGCGTATGATTTCTCTTTGTGGATCATCATCGGGTGCTGGTTCAGTATGGCGTAGAAATCGTAGAGAATGATGAAGTATCCGATGTAGGTTCCGTTTCCGTCATGAACTGCGGCGGTGTCGAGTTCCTGATATCCTTTGTCGGGATTGAACACTGCGCTGTAATGTATGGTTCCGCCGGATGACTGAAACATCTGCTCGGTCGGGGTCGGTAAAAAGTTTCTATTTTCTTCGGCTATCGTGACGGGCACGCCAATGAATTCGTCGCTTACCGCATTGTAATAGACGAGGTTGCTCATCCATGGATTCTTTGCATAATAGTTCAGGGCAATATTTTCCCGGTCCGTATCCGTATCTGCGCCACTGAACTCTTCCGCAAGATTGTAGAGATCTATGGAAATGACACGGTCCAGATCGGATACATCCTGCGAAAAGTCAAGGATAGCTGTATTGAGATCGGCAGGCAGATCAGCAGGTTCTGTTTCAGGGATGTCTGTACTGCCCAGGTTAAGACATCCTGAGGAAAGGATGACAGCGAAGGTCATCAGCACCAGTACCAAAAGGATTCTGTTTCTACCACACCTGCAGAGCCCACTATTTCGATGTACGTCGCTCTTGATCATAACGTATCTTACTACTATGACTGTATATTGCCAATATTCTATTAAAAATGTTTTGACTTACAATGCTGTTTGAAAACACATCTATTTTTTTTTTGTAAAAATAAATCCAACCCACATTCCGATTACAAATTATCCGGAAATGCATGGGATGATACAGATTCCTGGAAAATTGTTTCAGCTCAGAACTGAGATGAGGGCGGACAGCTCCCGGCAAAAACAGAAAACAGGGGAGATTCGCGCGGTCCCGTACTTTTCGACAGGGTTACAAAATACCCTTCAGCGGTTTTCCTCTTCCGGGATGATTTCTCCGGAAGAGACGACACCGGCAACGCTTCCGCATTCTTCCCGGAGAAGGGAGTTCCGCCACCGTATCGATTTTACCGTGCCGTCACTGCAACGTACCGGACCGTGATACACCCGATCCTCAACATTCAGCATTCCGGACACCATCTGTTCAAACGCCGCAAGCCGACTTTCCCGCACGGTATCCGGAACGATCATCTCAAACCAGTTCCTGCCGATCAGATCAGCCTCGGTGTATCCGAGAAGTTTTGCGCCGTACCGGTTAATCATCTCGATTACTCCGTCACGACCAACAACAACCAGCATAACTCCCGCGACATCCAGATAACTCCGGGTACGATCGCGTTCCCGCTGAAGTTTCTCCTGTAACAGACAGCGGGAAGCAACCGTACTGATCTGGAATGCCGTTGACATCAGAATGCCGCGAAGCACGGTATCCGGCAGCTGCGGCGCGGTTGAACCAAGCACAATACAGGCAACCGTTCTGCTTTCGTGTACAATCGGCATGAGAACAAGGGATGCGGCATTGTCCATGATGGCGAGGGTTCCTTCCAGAAACAGCCCCATCCGGTACTGGTCAAAGATTGCCGGCTCACCTTTGCGGACAATGCGATCCACAATCGAGTCGCGGGGAATTGCCGGAGCAAACCGTCCTTTCCGGGACATGAACAGAACGTAGTCGTCAAAAATACTCCGCTGATACACGGCGACCGCTTCAAATCCGCTGATGTTCGGCAGCATCTCCATTGCCGGCCCCCAGATCTCCTGTGTACTGGAAATGCCTTCCAGCACAAACGCAAGTTCCCGCGTCAGCAGCTGACGATTCCGATCCGCGACTTCATCGGAGATGTCGGTTGCCATCGTCAGCAGATACTCGCGGTCCGCGGAAAGAACCATCGGCAGCACGCGTGCGGAGATGTAATGAACCGTCCCGTCCACCTCGACGCGATCCTCGGGGACGTTGACCGGTTTACGGAACGCCTTCACCTGATCATGGGCGTCGATCAGGTGACCGGAACCAAGACGGGAGAGAAGTTTGGAGGAGGTGAGACTCCGGATCTCGGACCGGCTCATGTGCAGAAACTGTTCTGCGGCAAGGTTGGAATAGACGATGGAATTTGTTTTCACATCGGTTACGATGATGATGCCCGGAATATTATCCATGACACCGTCAAGGAACAGCTTCCACCGTTTGACGCCCTGCTCGGCATTTCGGCGATCCGTGACGTTGCGCAGAGCCCCGTTATAGCCGAGGAACATGTTTGACTCCTCGTCAAGAACCACGGGGGTTCCGGAGAACTCGCAGTAGATGCGGGTCCCGTCTTTGCAGATAAACGGAAACTCAAGCAGGGTGAATCCGCTCTCACGGGATATTTCGGCGGTGAGTTCCCAGGAAAATCGTACTCCGGCACCGGGAGGCATGAAATCGGAGAACCGTCTGCCGAACATCTCGTTGGGGGAGTAGCCGCAGATGGTGGTAATCTGCGGACTGATATAGCGGATGATCGCATGTTCATCCACCGACCAGATACAGTCCTGCACCGTTTCAACGAGCCTGCGAAACATTGCTTCACTCTGTTCCAGAGCAGCCTCTGCGCGGACATGTTCGGTGATGTCATCGAGGACGACGGTGACACCCGGTTTTCCGTCGGCGAGAACCATAGGATAGATCTTCTGATCCAGATAATACTCCTGATTATTCCGGAATATCCGCAGTTCACCCCGGACGGTCTCTCCGCGAATGGCATGGCGGATCTGATCCGTGAGCATGTCACTGCAGAGCGGTTTTGCAGGGCCTTCATAGATGAGGGAGCCGGTAATCTCGTCGGAGGTTACGGACAAAAAGGAGAGCAGCGCCTCATTTACCTGAATGACGCGAAGATCCCCGTCAACCAGCAGCACCATCTCCGAGGAGAGATTCAGCATTGCAGAGACCGGGACGCGTTTGGAGATGAAGAAAACTTTTGCTTTGCCAAACGTTCGCATCTCTACCTGCCCGGAGACAAGAAGCGTATCCATGTAGCGTGCGATGGTGTTGCGGTTCAGGTGAGCGGCCTCTGCGATCTCCGTGACTGACATCCCGCGGGGATTGTCCTTGAGAAGAGAAAGAATATCGGAAAAATCGCCTGCCGACTCGTTCATTACTCATTTATTTGCCTTCGACGACTATAATGCTTTCTTCATGGCGTGGCCACTTCGCCCAACATCAATGCCATGCAATGACGAATAAATTTAAATAATATTGATGCGAATAGTATAGTAGCATCCGGTGCCAACAACACCGGATGCAGACAGACCTGTGGAACAAACGCAAGAAAAAAAACGTACGTGATTCCATGCAGTCACCGTTCAACCGGATACACCACACCACAGAAGTCCGGCAACGACTGACCACACCACACACCTCATCACACACACACCTACACACCAGCCAACGTGCGGGAGTTTGCGGGTCTGCCCCAATACAATATCCACCCCCCAAAACGGTTAATGACACACACGTACCACTCTCAAAACCCCCCAATTTTCCTTTTTAGATTTTTTTAAACCTGAAAACAGCATGCCGTTCGGAATTGTTTTGACGGCATCAAAAACAGCATCTGTAAAAAAAAAGTTACAGGTCAGGATTTTTGTAAGGATCGATCATCTCAATGCCGTGGGATTC
This genomic interval carries:
- a CDS encoding FecCD family ABC transporter permease yields the protein MQRENRSAPEHYRAYVGRKITLILAGIVLAVIMFFVSVSVGAVSIPIPDILATLLGGQGTGLYERIIWNIRIPQALTAVVAGAGLAIAGVAMQSILRNPLASPFTLGLSNAAAFGAAIGILMFGAGTTGSSIADAVVVNNPYLTTICAFLFSMLTTVIILLIAKMRSATPETMVLAGVAISSLFSAGLMAIQYFVDDTKLASIVFWQFGDVSRSSWMELGIITAVVVAAFAYILFKRWDYNAIDAGDETARGLGVNVERTRLFGMIAASVISAVVVAFLGVIGFVGLVCPHMVRRVIGDDHRFLIPGSFVCGAVLLLISDTVARTMIAPHVLPVAVLTAFLGAPVFLYLIIRGRRM
- a CDS encoding iron ABC transporter substrate-binding protein — encoded protein: MKKIMSIGILLVLITVCLTAGCIQPSDPHETETITITDVAGREVVIPADPQRIAVSGSGSTRLVAYLGALDRVVAVDSQDGKTTQTSDLRPYGLANPGLRNLPTLGTAKGQIDPERLLAASPDLILKSVSGTDLAGEADELTAKTGIPVVLYAQYDPGTKPDEFAANLRLLGKVLGKEERAEEILKYFDAIREDLASRTKDIPDEGKPTLYVGGVAYSGSHGFYSTQPNYLPFRYLNARNTAAGADTGTGTTENAKVAKEQILAWNPDIIFVDLATLTAAGGGSIVELSTDPSYNAMTAVQTGEVYAVLPHTSMGANYETILADAYYIGKVLYPEQFADIDPAAKADEIYRFVVGAPVYEQLNANVNNLSFTKLEIPLL
- a CDS encoding ABC transporter substrate-binding protein gives rise to the protein MNVCRRSLSLLAGCALVVLLCFTAGCVSTPGPSDEHTQTITITDAFGREVTIPDNPQKIAVSGSGSMRYFVYLNTDLDRIVAVDYQDSSLFTRSNELRPYLLANPAIKNRAELGSAMAVVDNEKLLASGAEVLFMGGASSSRIEVADEITAKTGIPVVMFYVGDYVTKGDQIRETLRMLGKILHEDARAEEIIAYFGSVEDDLRTRVVNVSDAGKPTVYVCGISYNGAHGADGTDPNYLPFTLLGAKNVASGIGETSQTGYAKVAKEQILAWDPDRIFVDLGTLTAAEGGALAEFRNDPSYAGLSAVKNGEVYAVNPHTSMNVNHETSLANAYYIGKVLYPEQFADIDPAAKADEIYRFVVGAPVYEQLKSHVQNLSYQKVEL
- a CDS encoding ABC transporter substrate-binding protein; protein product: MDRGWKNYSLLGITCMILLICCISSGCVGTTGTENTGDTITITDAAGREVTIPDNPQKIAVSGSGALRYFVYLNVELDRVVIVDYGDSMLNKPSREMRPYIHAHPEIQTIPALGSQTHEVDPEKLLSSGADVLFLSMFTATRENADEIQDKTGIPVVMFYTGDYITDKDKIQDTFRMIGKIFHKEQRTEDLIAYFDSITTDLQSRIPNISEDAKPTVYIGGVSYRGSHGMDGTNPYYYPFTILEAKNIVSGYGTSESIGYVQIAKEQLLAWDPDIIFVDLATIQAAEGGAVTELKNDPSYRNMKAVRNGDVYTVNPHTSYVVNYETTLANAYYVGKILYPEQFADIDPEQKADEIYTYVVGAPVYEQLKEDVNGLSYQKLEL
- a CDS encoding ABC transporter ATP-binding protein, with amino-acid sequence MKEEYPEHKEHHGHHVHEHSHIEGYTHIHEHSHDVPHEHHGNTPGKAILTVEGVDFEYRSDPVLQDITVGVARGEILAILGPNGVGKSTLLKCMNLILKPKTGAILLEEMDLTRMSGTEIARNVGYVAQRNESARMTVFDTVLLGRKPHLGWKVTEKDYEIVEDALRRLGLAEMQLRYIDEISGGELQRVCICRAIVQEPSVLLLDEPTSALDLCRQMAILRVIRDVVDHHNVATIMTMHDLNLALRFADRFLFMKDGKIYAACDRSGVTADMIEAVYGIAVDIVMHNNLPMVVPK
- a CDS encoding substrate-binding periplasmic protein, which translates into the protein MKKKIIIGILLLAVLMIMFTAGCVDSTSKQAYVIGVDTAMSPWEYIDKDGNPQGINMDLIEMIAADQGFSYTYYVPENAGWEMALVNGKIDTIGAVVITPEREDKYVFVEMPFEPTSYLVIARADSGLTLDDVLAGNASIAVFDNSVYVEWLKTHFGDAYNTMVADGKIIIKVTADELAFSVLSREADAAIAGTMTLGSQLNTYQPLKFLGFVGEPKSIGFIMRKNETDLYQKLTAGFENIQQTPEFADLVKKYNLQYRKDIYTVGIDESNEPWTYVGADGNYTGFDIEMVTWIAEQEGLDITFKPTSWKRNLNEIVTGNLDMWASSMGITDDRLRYVAFSNPYYISGIGVAVRPDSPLTKDDFEKADAKISVVYESTYSSWLEKHLGTDVYNRKIKDGSIALVADHSGMVAKLTSGEVDFIVVGDAQMKAAASKAIMKPVFIDEGVEEFGIAMSNGNFVLQSLINDGISKFISSGKSAELQKKYGV
- a CDS encoding class I SAM-dependent methyltransferase codes for the protein MNSKTFSRIQEQLSLLSFPAGSTVLDIGSGPGTLAVPLAKRGCKVTVVEPSIPMVSAMKTYLQESGVTTDIQVIPKLWEEVKPEEIGVFDYIISSFSLAVPNLSDALDKMNNTANRQVHIFWFLSSPHWETVRRDLWPELYGEEFMGKPRSNLVWNTLYQKGIMANLTVHRMKTEYIYTSEEEALAHYWEQFPIVKEEQKDIIVNYLRTHLVPLKDGRYQFPALEHYAHIWWDII